TACATCCTAGCTACTGGTGGAACGATAGCAGGAAGCGGCTCAGGATCGCTTGATTCGAGCTATACTTCTGGAACCGTTACGGTCGATAAACTAATCGCAGCCGTGCCAGATATAAACAAGATCGCTACCATAAAAGGTGAGCAAATTTCAAATATCGGTTCACAAGATATGAACAATGAAGTTTGGCTAAAGCTTGCAAATAGAATCAACGAGCTTCTAAACAGCGGCAAAGCTGATGGTATCGTCGTTACTCACGGCACAGATACTATGGAAGAGACGGCTTACTTTCTAAATTTAGTAGTTAAAAGCGACAAGCCAGTTGTCCTTGTAGGTGCGATGAGAAATAGCGGCTCACTAAGCGCAGACGGCCCACTAAATTTATTTAACGCTGTAAACGTTGCTATTAGCAAAGATAGCGTAGGAAAAGGCGTTGTAGTGACTATGAATGATGAAATTCACGCCGGTAGAGAGGTGACAAAGACCAACACAACAGGCGTTGATACATTTAAATCACCAAATAGCGGCAAAATCGGCACAGTCTTTTATGGCAACGTAAAATACTATATGAATCCGATCAGAAAACACACAGCAAAATCAGCATTTGACCTAGAGGGCGTAAAAGAACTTCCAAGAGTTGATATCATCTACTCTCATGCAAATGATAACCCTGACTTTGTAAAAATAGCTGTTAAAAACGGCGCAAAAGGTATAATTAGCGCTGGTCTTGGCAACGGCAACCCTTACTTTAGCGTGCTAGAGGCTCTTGGCGAGGCTTCAAAAGCTGGCATAGTGGTAGTTCGCGACTCACGTGTAGGAAGCGGCGAAACAACTATGAACGGCGAGGTAGACGACGCAAAATACGGCTTTTTAACAAGCGATAATCTAAACGCTCAAAAAGCCAGAGTGCTTTTAATGCTTGCGCTTACAAAAACAAGCGACAAAGCCAAAATTCAAGAGTATTTTTTGACTCACTAAAAAAGAGGCGGCTTGGTCCGCCTTTTAAATTTAAGCTATAAATTTGATCGCTGGATCAGATCTATAGCTTAAATTTTTATATTTGTTAGCTAAATTTCAAGGCTTTTTATGGACTTCTTACTCTTTTTCGCCACG
The genomic region above belongs to Campylobacter concisus and contains:
- a CDS encoding type II asparaginase yields the protein MILGATLAVAKPTIYILATGGTIAGSGSGSLDSSYTSGTVTVDKLIAAVPDINKIATIKGEQISNIGSQDMNNEVWLKLANRINELLNSGKADGIVVTHGTDTMEETAYFLNLVVKSDKPVVLVGAMRNSGSLSADGPLNLFNAVNVAISKDSVGKGVVVTMNDEIHAGREVTKTNTTGVDTFKSPNSGKIGTVFYGNVKYYMNPIRKHTAKSAFDLEGVKELPRVDIIYSHANDNPDFVKIAVKNGAKGIISAGLGNGNPYFSVLEALGEASKAGIVVVRDSRVGSGETTMNGEVDDAKYGFLTSDNLNAQKARVLLMLALTKTSDKAKIQEYFLTH